A window of Echeneis naucrates chromosome 13, fEcheNa1.1, whole genome shotgun sequence contains these coding sequences:
- the calm3a gene encoding calmodulin 3a (phosphorylase kinase, delta) — MADQLTEEQIAEFKEAFSLFDKDGDGTITTKELGTVMRSLGQNPTEAELQDMINEVDADGNGTIDFPEFLTMMARKMKDTDSEEEIREAFRVFDKDGNGYISAAELRHVMTNLGEKLTDEEVDEMIREADIDGDGQVNYEEFVQMMTAK; from the exons ATG GCTGATCAGCTGACTGAGGAGCAGATTGCTG AATTCAAGGAGGCTTTCTCGCTGTTTGACAAGGATGGTGATGGTACAATCACTACCAAAGAGCTTGGGACTGTGATGCGCTCTCTTGGACAAAACCCCACTGAGGCTGAGTTGCAGGACATGATCAATGAGGTGGATGCTGATG GTAATGGTACAATTGACTTTCCTGAGTTCCTGACCATGATGGCCAGGAAGATGAAAGATAcagacagtgaggaggagatcAGAGAAGCCTTCAGAGTGTTTGACAAG GATGGCAATGGCTACATCAGTGCAGCAGAGCTACGGCATGTCATGACCAACTTAGGAGAGAAGCTCACTGATGAAGAGGTGGATGAAATGATCCGCGAGGCTGACATTGATGGTGATGGCCAGGTCAACTATGAGg AGTTTGTCCAGATGATGACTGCCAAGTGA